Genomic window (Pseudomonas sp. MM211):
TGGCGGCAAGATCGCTGAAAGCGGCTTCGAGCGTGTAGGCGGCAAACTGGTTGCTGAAGATGGCCACGAGCGTACTGGCGGCAAGATCGCTGAAAGCGGTTTCGAACGTGTCGGTGGCAAGCTGGTTGCTGAAGACGGCCACGAGCGTACTGGTGGCAAGATTGCCGAAAACGGTTTCGAGCGTGTCGGTGGCAAACTGGTCGCTGAAGACGGTTACGAGCGCACTGGTGGCAAAGCTGCCCAGGCCTTCGAGCACATCGGTGGCAAACTGGTTGCCGAAGATGGCTACAGCCGCACTGGTGGCAAAGTCCAACCTTCCTGATCAGTCAGCCTCAACACAAAGCCCGGGTTGCTCCGGGCTTTATTTTGTCTGCAGTTTGGCTCAGTACTTGGCGCCGGTCTTGGTGTTGTTGCCTTTGGCCAGGCGGTCATAGAGCACTACGTTGACGGTGGCCGCCAGGTTCATGCAGCCCTCGGTGGGGATGTAGACCACCTCTTCGCACCAGTCGCGTACTTCCTTGTCCAGCGAGCCATCTTCCGGGCCGAAGATATAGAAGGCGCGATCCGGGTGGGTGTAGCTCGGCAGTGGCCTGGCACCGTCCACCAGTTCCACGGCAACCGGGGTGCAACCCAGGGGGATGACTTTCTGCAGGTCATCGATGCCGATCAGGGGAATGTCCAGGTGCACACGCTTGGTATCGGTGACGAAGTCCCGGGCGCGCTCGTAGCGCTTGCCGGTATAGAACACCGAGGCCACGCCATAGCAGCCAGCGGCACGCATCACGGCGCCGACATTCTCCGGTGACTTGGGGTTGTAGAGACCAATGCAGCTGTATCGTTTGTTGCCCACGGACAGGCCTCGCGCAAAAGGAGCGACATTATACGGCCTGTTTGGCGGCTAGGACTTTTTCTGCAGCAGATCGGCGAGATTGGCAAACGCCTTGTGGGTGGTTTTCGGCCCGTTCTGGCTGGCGGTGGAGCCTTCGCTGAAATACTGCTGGTCGGTATACCGAGAGTGTTCGTTGTCGTGGCAGAACAGGCACAGCAGCTCCCAGTTGGAGCCGTCCTGGGGGTTGTTGTCGTGGTTGTGGTCACGGTGGTGAACGGTCAGTTCACTGAGGCGCTTGCCGGAAAATTCACGGGCGCAACGGCCACAAACGTGCGGGTACATGCGCAGGGCCTTGTCCCGGTAGCCTTCTTCGCGGCTGCGTTGGGCATCGGCGAGGATGCGGTCGAGTTTGGACGTTGGCGTGGACGGGCTGCTCATGTTCGCTCCTTGGTGGCTGGCTCTCAGTATAAGGCAGCGTCAGTGACTGCCCAGAGGAATCTGTTTGCACTTTCCAGCATCTGGCAATGCCCAATGCAGTTCGTCCCACCGAACATTGGAGTACCCAACATGCGCAAATCCATCATGATGCTGATCGGTCTGCTGTCATTCGCCGGCATCGCCCATGCCCAGCAGGAACAGCCGTCTGCCGTGCAGCCCGCGGATACCGTGCAGAGCCCCGACGTGCCCGATCCCTCTGCCGTTGATCCCGACACCCCGCCAGTGATCCGCGACGGCCGTGACAACGACGAGTCGACCGAGGCGGCTGATGACGCCGCGGAGCGTCAACATGAGCAGCAAGACCAGCACCAGAAACACTGAGTGCGCAACGCTGGCTGCCGACCACGGCAGCCAGCCATGCATCAGGCCTCGTTACGTAGGCCGAGTACCTTGAACAGAAAGGCATATTCCAGTGCGACATCCCGTAGCGCCTGGTAGCGGCCGCTCATGCCGCCGTGGCCGGCTTCCAGGTCGGTCTTGAGCAGCAGCAGGTTGTCATCGGTCTTCAGTTCGCGCAGGCGTGCCACCCACTTGGCTGCTTCCCAGTACTGCACGCGGCTGTCGTTGTAGCCGGCCACCGCGAGGATCGCCGGATAACGCTGCGTACGTACGTTCTCGTAAGGAGCGTAAGCCTTGATGCGTTCGTGCACCTCCGGCTGGTTGGGGTCGCCCCATTCGTCGTACTCGGTGACGGTCAACGGCAGCTCCGGGTTGAGCATGGTGTTGAGCACATCGACGAAAGGCACTTCGGCGATAGCCGCTGCGAACAACTCAGGCCGCTGGTTGAGCGTCGCGCCGATCAGCAGGCCGCCGGCGCTACCGCCGCTGATGGCCAGCTGCGACGGGCTGGTGAAGCCCTGGGCGATCAGGTGCTCGGCGCAGGCGATGAAGTCGCCGAAGCTGTTCTGCTTGTGCTCCAGCTTGCCGGCGCGGTACCAGGCTTCTCCCAGCTCGCCGCCACCGCGCACGTGAGCGATGGCGAACACCACGCCGCGATCGAGCAGGCTCAGGCGCGCGTGGGAAAACCACGGGTCGAGGCTTTCGCCGTAGGCGCCGTAACCATACAGATAGAGCGGAGCGGCCTGGCCTAGCGCATCTCGGCGGGCGACCAGACTGATCGGCACCTGAGTGCCATCTTGCGCGGTCGCCCACAGCCGTTGGCTGAGATAGACATCGGCATCGAACTCGCCGAGTACCGGGGTTTCCTTGAGAATCTGCTGAGTGCCATCGGCCAAGCTCAACTGGCGAATCTGTGCGGGCCGATTGAGTGCCTCGTAACGCAGGCGGATCACCGGGCTGGCGAATTCCAGGCTGTCTTGCACGTACAGGCTGTAGGCGGCATCCGGCAGGCTAACCCTATAACCGGCCAGGCCTTGCGGGCGCACGTCGATGATCGGCAGGCCGCCTTCACGCAGGCTGAGCACCAGCGCCGACTCGGCCAGGCTGACGCCTTCGAGCATCACCTGTTCATTGTGTGCTACCAGTTCCTGCCAGTACGCGCGCGTTGGTCGCTCAGGTGTTGCGCTGTACAGCGCGAAGTTGATGCCGGTCTGGTTGCTGCGAATCAGCCAGGCCCACTGGCCGTCGAGCTTGCCGTGGTCAGGGTAGTACTCGTGACCTTCCTCGCGCGGTGCCAGGCATTGGAAGTCCTGCTGCGGGGTGTCCGCGTCGAGCACCCAGCATTCACTGGTGGTCTTGCTGCCGAGCAGCAGTACCAGTTGGCGTTCCGAGCTACTGCGGTAGCAGGTGAGGAAGAAACGGCCATCGGGCTCGTGGAACACCTGGCTGCTCTGCGTTTCGCCAAGTCGATAGCGATGCAGCGTGCTGGGGCGGTGGGCATCGTCCAGTTCGCCGTAGAACAGCGTCTGGCTGTCATTGGCCCAGGTCACGCTGCCGTCGCAGTCGTCGAACGGCAGCTCGTCGATGGTGCCGCTGGCCAGTTCCTTGACGAACAGGCGATAGATCTCGTCGCCACTGGTGTCCAGGCTATAGGCCAGGCGCTGTTGGTCAGGGCTGATGCTGAAGGCGCCCAGGGACAGAAATCCGCCTGCGGCGATTTCGTTGGGGTCGAGAAGCAGCTGTTCGCCAGCTTCGTCTAGCTGCAGGCTGCCGTCAGCGGGACGAGGGCAGCGGTAGTGGCGCGGGTATTCGTCACCAGCGGTGGTGCGCTGGTAATAGAGGTAGTCGCCCCAGGGCGTTGGCAATGACAGGTCGGTCTCGCGGATACGCGCCTTTATTTCCTGAAACAACCGTTCGCGCAATGCACCCTGATCGCTCAGCTGGCTTTCCAGGTAGGCGTTCTCGGCACGCAGGTGGCTCAGCACCTCATCGCTGTCCCGGGCTTCGAGCCAGTGATAGGGATCGGTGCCGGTGTCCTTGCGGGCGATGGGGGCGGTGGTCATAAAAGTCTCCAGAACGCAGGGCGACGACAAAGGGCACTTCTAAAAACTACCTACGTTTTTAGAGGCACCCTAAAGGCGCCGAACCAGGGAAAAGCCGTTATCATAAGCGTCTTTGTCGTCAGGCAACCGCCGAAAGATGCGGATTCGCCCGTTCGAGCCCAGTCAAGCAAGGGAACCGTCCCCCTCATGATCGAAAACGACTACCTCCTCGCCTGGGGCGCCTATGCCATTGCGGCGCTGGGCTGCCTGCTGGTGTGGTTCCGTATCACCAGCTGGATGTGGCGCTACCTGCGCGAACCGCTGCGCGTGCTGGTGGCGATCCTGCTGTTCTGCCCGACCATCGTCGATCCGGCCAAGGAGCTGTTTGCGCCCGCCGTAGCCATCGTTGCCCTCGACCTGATCTTCAAAGTGGGTAGCAGTGCTTGGCGCGCCGTGGCGGATCTGGCCATGTACGGGCTCATCGTATTTGCGATCTACCTGGTGTTTGTGGCCATTCGCTGGCCGTTCCTGCGCAGCGCCAAGGCGCGTAAGGCTGCACGCGAAGAGGAGCAGGGTGAGGACAGCGATCTGACCCTGCGCGAACGCCTCAAGCAGGAGCAGGAGCCAGAGTACGCCGCGCCACGCAGTTCCCGCAGCGCTCGCGTCGAGCCGCGGTTGTAAGCCAGATCAATCGAGAACCAGATCATGTGTGAACTGCTCGGCATGAGCGCCAACGTCCCCACCGATATCGTCTTCAGCTTTACCGGGCTGATGCAGCGTGGCGGGCGCACCGGGCCGCACCGTGATGGCTGGGGCATCGGTTTCTACGAAGGCCGCGGCCTGCGCCTGTTTCAAGATCCACGGGCGAGCAGCGAGTCGGAAGTGGCGCAACTGGTGCAGCGCTATCCGATCAAGAGCGAAGTGGTGATCGGTCATATCCGCCAGGCCAATGTCGGGCGCGTCTGCCTGGCCAACACCCATCCCTTCGTGCGTGAGCTGTGGGGGCGCAATTGGTGCTTTGCTCACAACGGCCAACTGGCTGATTTCCGTCCGGCCCTGAGTTTCTACCGCGCCATCGGCGATACGGACAGCGAATCGGCCTTCTGCGATCTGCTCAACCGCATTCGCACAGCATTCCCGGAGGCGGTACCGATCGAGGTGCTGTTGCCTGAACTTGTCGCTGCCTGCGCGGCCTATCGTCAGCATGGCGTGTTCAATTGCCTGCTGAGCGACGGTGACTGGCTGTTCAGCTTCTGTTCCAGCAAGCTGGCACACATCACCCGGCGTGCGCCTTTTGGGCCTGCGCACCTGCGCGATGCCGACATGAGCGTGGATTTTCATGCCGAAACCACGCCCAATGACGTGGTGTCGGTACTGGCCACCGAGCCGTTGACCGACAACGAGCAATGGTCGCTGTACCAGCCGGGCGAATGGCGCCTGTGGCGCGCGGGCGAATGCATCGCCCAGGGCCTGAGCAACTGACGAGTGTCCCCCGTGACGGGGCTGCGGGGGATGAATGTTAAGAAGTTATCTGCGTCTGGCGTTGTTCGCTCTGGGCCTGTTGCTGGGCGTTCAGGTGCCGGGCTTCATCGATGATTACGCCAAGCGCGTCGAAGCCCATCACTTGGAATCCGAGCAGAGCCTGAGCGGTTTCCGTGACACCGCACAACGCTTCTTCGATGGCGATCTGCAGCGCCTGGTCGGCCATTATCGCGGCAGCACTGACCCGGTGATGCAGAGCGACGCGCGCAGCGTCAGCCTGCTGGTCGAGCGCTCCGAGTTGCTGCAGCGCGAATCGCTGGCCATGCAGGGGCCCTGGTATCGCCAGGTCTGGCACCTGGCAACGGCCGCCGACGAGCAACTGTTGCAGGAAACCCATGCTGCCTACCGCTATCAGGTGCTCCTGGCGCCCGAGGCGATCGCCTGGGGTATCGCCTGCGCGCTGTTCCTCGCCTGGGTAGTGGAAAGCATCGTGATGTTGCTGGCCCTGCCGTTCCGTCGCCGTGATCGGCGCACCGTGTCTGAGCGTCAGCAGCCGCGCATGCGTTAAGAGCACGTGGCGTCGCCTGGGTTGAGCGAAGAACCGTAGGGTGGGTCGGGCCGCGCAGGTTAGCGACGCCATCCCCCGGAAAGCCAGGCGCATCTTTTTTTCGGCGCGTCGCGTAACCCACCAAGCGATATTCGGCATTGCATAAGAAGGTGGGGTAGAGCGCCGTCAAGCGTGTAAATACCCTTTGCACTGGCTGGCACCTAACCTGTGCGATCCGAGGGGGCTATCACTTGGCCAAAAAACGCATCCCGTCTTCCAGTCCCTGCAGAGTCAGCGGGAACATCTGGTCGTTGATCAGCTCGCGGATGATGCCGGTCGAGGTGGTGTAATCCCAGGTCTGGCGCGGGTAGGGGTTGATCCAGATGAGCTTCTTGTAGGTTTCCATGAAGCGGCGTATCCACAGGTGGCCCGCTTCCTCGTTCCAGTGCTCGACGCTGCCGCCGGGCTGGGTGATTTCATAGGGCGCCATGGCGGCGTCGCCGATGAACACCACCTTGTAGTCGGCGCCGTACTTGTGCAGCAGGTCATGGGTGGAAAAACGTTCGGCGTTGCGCCGCAGGTTGTTCTTCCACACCGTCTCGTACACGCAGTTATGGAAGTAGAAATACTCCATGTGCTTGAACTCGGTACGGCAGGCCGAAAACAGCTCTTCGCAGACCTTGACGTGGGCATCCATGGAGCCGCCGATGTCGAACAGCAGGAGCAGTTTGACCGTGTTGCGACGCTCCGGGCGCATCTGGATGTTCAGTAGGCCACCGTCCCGGGCGGTATGGTCGATGGTGCCGTCGAGATCCAGTTCGTCCAGCGCACCCTGGCGGGCGAACTTGCGCAGGCGGCGCAGGGCCACCTTGATATTGCGGGTGCCCAACTCGACCGAATCGTCGAGGTTCTTGTACTCGCGCTGATCCCACACCTTGACGGCCTTGCCCTGGCGCTCGCCTGCATCACCGACGCGGATGCCTTCCGGGTTGTAGCCGCCCGAGCCGAACGGGCTGGTACCGCCGGTGCCGACCCACTTGTTGCCGCCTGCATGGCGCTCCTTCTGTTCCTCCAGGCGCTTCTTGAATTCCTCGATCAGCTTGTCGAGGCCGCCCAAGGACTGGATCTGCGCGCGCTCTTCAGCGCTCAGGGAACGCTCGAACTCCTTGCGCAGCCACTCTTCGGGGATCAGGGCTTCCAGGTGCTGATCGAGGCTCTGCAAACCGTCGAAATAGGCGGAGAAAGCACGGTCGAACTTGTCGAAATGGCGCTCGTCCTTCACCAGGATGGCGCGCGACAGGTAATAGAACTCGTCCATATCGGCGAACACGACCTTGTGCTGGAGCGCATTGATCAGGTCGAGCAGTTCACGCAGGGAAACCGGCACCTTGGCGGCACGCATTTCAGTGAACAGATTGAGCAGCATGGTGGCTTCCTCAGTCGCGACGTTCTACGGGCAGGCCGTCGGCGATCCGGTACCAGTCGGCGCAGGATTCGGCATGAATGTGTTGCTGCGCAACGCTGGGTAACGGCGTATCCAGCGTCCCCAGGGTTACCGACAGCCAGTTCGGACGGGGCTGTTCGGCGAACCATTGCAGATTCGAGCCGCAGCGCTGGCAGAAAGTACGGCCTACGCCCGGCGAAGAGCTAAACAGCGCCACCGCCTCTTCGCCCTGGGTAAAGCGAAAGTGCTCGCGCCGCACGTTGCCGTACGTGGCGAACGCTGCACCATGGCCCTTGCGGCACTGGCTGCAATGGCAATGGTTGGCAGATTCGATGGGCCCGTCGATCTGGTACTTCACCGTACCGCAGAGGCAACTTCCACAGTGCATTAGATGTTCCTTAGAACGTGTTTAGGATCTAGCGAGCTAGAGTCATGCAAGACAAAAACAGGTGAGGAAGCGGAGTTTACGAGTTTGTAAATGAGCATTCCGAGCCTGTTTTTAACGCGGCATGGCCGACGCGCAGCAGGTCATTAACACGTTCTCAGCGATTACCGCGGCGCGCCATGAAGGCCAGGCGCTCCAGCAAGTGCACGTCCTGCTCGTTCTTCACCAGGGCGCCGGCCAGTGGCGGGATGGCCTTGGTTGGGTCGCGCTCGCGCAGCACCGCTTCGCCGATGTTGTCGGCCATCAGCAGTTTGAGCCAGTCGACCAGTTCGCTGGTCGAGGGCTTTTTCTTCAGCCCCGGCACCTTGCGCACGTCGAAGAACACGTCGAGGGCTTCGGCCACCAGGCTGTTGCTGATGCCGGGGTAATGCACGTCGACGATCTTCTGCAGGGTTTGGCGATCCGGGAAGGCGATGTAGTGGAAGAAGCAGCGGCGCAGGAAGGCGTCTGGCAGTTCTTTCTCGTTGTTCGAGGTGATGATGATGATCGGGCGCTGCTTGGCCTTGATCGTCTCGTCGGTCTCGTAAACGTAGAACTCCATCTTGTCGAGTTCTTGCAACAAGTCGTTGGGAAACTCGATGTCGGCCTTGTCGATTTCGTCGATCAGCAGCACCACGCGCTCGTCGGCCTCGAAGGCCTCCCACAGCTTGCCTTTCTTGATGTAGTTACGGACGTCGTGAACCTTCTCGGAACTGAGCTGCGAATCACGCAGGCGGCTCACCGCATCGTATTCGTACAGGCCCTGATGAGCCTTGGTGGTGGACTTGATGTGCCAGGTGATCAGCCGCGTGCCGAAGGACTCGGCCAACTGCTCGGCGAGCAGGGTCTTGCCTGTGCCGGGCTCGCCCTTGACCAGCAGCGGCCGCTGCAGGGTGATTGCTGCATTGACCGCCAGTTTGAGGTCGTCGGTGGCGACATAGGACGGTGTGCCTTCGAACTTCATCGAATAATCCTCGCAGGGCTTTGTATAGAGGCCTGATTGTGCGCAAAGCACGGACTATAACGCGCGTGCCGTTGGACTGTGAACCGGCGGGCGGTTCTTAGTTTGTTGGCCGCACACCGCGCAGTCGGCTCGACGGCCTGGCCTGCCTGGAGCGGTATTTCAGTGATGAGTTACCATGCTGATCGTTGGCTGTTGTTTAAAGAGATGGGTGATGCATGTCTCGATTGGGAGACTCAGGTGTGAGCCAGGACAGGTAATCTCTACCCATGCCTTGTAAACTGCGGGCAGGTCTGCGGTAAGGTGCTGATTGCTCAGCGTGCCGTACTCACCGACTTCTACGACCTGAAAACGGTGGCCAATGGACTGAAATGTCCACCTAGCTACGCATCTTCCCTCTCTTGGATAAAGTGGAAAATGAAAAAGACTCTTCTCATTGCTCTTGGCGGCATCATTCTCAGTGGTTGCGTTACACCAGGTGTAAAAAATGAGCAGGCAAAGGCAGCCTTGCCAGCGGATAGTCGCGAGTGCGCGCAAAACTTCACGTTTGATGGCAGCTTCTGGGCGGGCC
Coding sequences:
- a CDS encoding S9 family peptidase, which encodes MTTAPIARKDTGTDPYHWLEARDSDEVLSHLRAENAYLESQLSDQGALRERLFQEIKARIRETDLSLPTPWGDYLYYQRTTAGDEYPRHYRCPRPADGSLQLDEAGEQLLLDPNEIAAGGFLSLGAFSISPDQQRLAYSLDTSGDEIYRLFVKELASGTIDELPFDDCDGSVTWANDSQTLFYGELDDAHRPSTLHRYRLGETQSSQVFHEPDGRFFLTCYRSSSERQLVLLLGSKTTSECWVLDADTPQQDFQCLAPREEGHEYYPDHGKLDGQWAWLIRSNQTGINFALYSATPERPTRAYWQELVAHNEQVMLEGVSLAESALVLSLREGGLPIIDVRPQGLAGYRVSLPDAAYSLYVQDSLEFASPVIRLRYEALNRPAQIRQLSLADGTQQILKETPVLGEFDADVYLSQRLWATAQDGTQVPISLVARRDALGQAAPLYLYGYGAYGESLDPWFSHARLSLLDRGVVFAIAHVRGGGELGEAWYRAGKLEHKQNSFGDFIACAEHLIAQGFTSPSQLAISGGSAGGLLIGATLNQRPELFAAAIAEVPFVDVLNTMLNPELPLTVTEYDEWGDPNQPEVHERIKAYAPYENVRTQRYPAILAVAGYNDSRVQYWEAAKWVARLRELKTDDNLLLLKTDLEAGHGGMSGRYQALRDVALEYAFLFKVLGLRNEA
- a CDS encoding DUF2937 family protein; the protein is MLRSYLRLALFALGLLLGVQVPGFIDDYAKRVEAHHLESEQSLSGFRDTAQRFFDGDLQRLVGHYRGSTDPVMQSDARSVSLLVERSELLQRESLAMQGPWYRQVWHLATAADEQLLQETHAAYRYQVLLAPEAIAWGIACALFLAWVVESIVMLLALPFRRRDRRTVSERQQPRMR
- a CDS encoding MFS transporter, which encodes MIENDYLLAWGAYAIAALGCLLVWFRITSWMWRYLREPLRVLVAILLFCPTIVDPAKELFAPAVAIVALDLIFKVGSSAWRAVADLAMYGLIVFAIYLVFVAIRWPFLRSAKARKAAREEEQGEDSDLTLRERLKQEQEPEYAAPRSSRSARVEPRL
- a CDS encoding AAA family ATPase translates to MKFEGTPSYVATDDLKLAVNAAITLQRPLLVKGEPGTGKTLLAEQLAESFGTRLITWHIKSTTKAHQGLYEYDAVSRLRDSQLSSEKVHDVRNYIKKGKLWEAFEADERVVLLIDEIDKADIEFPNDLLQELDKMEFYVYETDETIKAKQRPIIIITSNNEKELPDAFLRRCFFHYIAFPDRQTLQKIVDVHYPGISNSLVAEALDVFFDVRKVPGLKKKPSTSELVDWLKLLMADNIGEAVLRERDPTKAIPPLAGALVKNEQDVHLLERLAFMARRGNR
- a CDS encoding heme utilization protein; the encoded protein is MKTEFIASLFIATLASAAFALPQAPVDATTSHSVGAQKVAEDGYKRTGGKIAESGFERVGGKLVAEDGYERTGGKIAESGFERVGGKLVAEYGYERTGGKIAESGFERVGGKLVAEDGHERTGGKIAESGFERVGGKLVAEDGHERTGGKIAENGFERVGGKLVAEDGYERTGGKAAQAFEHIGGKLVAEDGYSRTGGKVQPS
- a CDS encoding class II glutamine amidotransferase — its product is MCELLGMSANVPTDIVFSFTGLMQRGGRTGPHRDGWGIGFYEGRGLRLFQDPRASSESEVAQLVQRYPIKSEVVIGHIRQANVGRVCLANTHPFVRELWGRNWCFAHNGQLADFRPALSFYRAIGDTDSESAFCDLLNRIRTAFPEAVPIEVLLPELVAACAAYRQHGVFNCLLSDGDWLFSFCSSKLAHITRRAPFGPAHLRDADMSVDFHAETTPNDVVSVLATEPLTDNEQWSLYQPGEWRLWRAGECIAQGLSN
- a CDS encoding YajD family HNH nuclease; translated protein: MSSPSTPTSKLDRILADAQRSREEGYRDKALRMYPHVCGRCAREFSGKRLSELTVHHRDHNHDNNPQDGSNWELLCLFCHDNEHSRYTDQQYFSEGSTASQNGPKTTHKAFANLADLLQKKS
- a CDS encoding vWA domain-containing protein, with protein sequence MLLNLFTEMRAAKVPVSLRELLDLINALQHKVVFADMDEFYYLSRAILVKDERHFDKFDRAFSAYFDGLQSLDQHLEALIPEEWLRKEFERSLSAEERAQIQSLGGLDKLIEEFKKRLEEQKERHAGGNKWVGTGGTSPFGSGGYNPEGIRVGDAGERQGKAVKVWDQREYKNLDDSVELGTRNIKVALRRLRKFARQGALDELDLDGTIDHTARDGGLLNIQMRPERRNTVKLLLLFDIGGSMDAHVKVCEELFSACRTEFKHMEYFYFHNCVYETVWKNNLRRNAERFSTHDLLHKYGADYKVVFIGDAAMAPYEITQPGGSVEHWNEEAGHLWIRRFMETYKKLIWINPYPRQTWDYTTSTGIIRELINDQMFPLTLQGLEDGMRFLAK
- a CDS encoding RNA methyltransferase → MGNKRYSCIGLYNPKSPENVGAVMRAAGCYGVASVFYTGKRYERARDFVTDTKRVHLDIPLIGIDDLQKVIPLGCTPVAVELVDGARPLPSYTHPDRAFYIFGPEDGSLDKEVRDWCEEVVYIPTEGCMNLAATVNVVLYDRLAKGNNTKTGAKY
- a CDS encoding GFA family protein, with the translated sequence MHCGSCLCGTVKYQIDGPIESANHCHCSQCRKGHGAAFATYGNVRREHFRFTQGEEAVALFSSSPGVGRTFCQRCGSNLQWFAEQPRPNWLSVTLGTLDTPLPSVAQQHIHAESCADWYRIADGLPVERRD